From Gimesia panareensis, the proteins below share one genomic window:
- a CDS encoding alpha/beta fold hydrolase, with amino-acid sequence MRLVFLHAFPLDQSMWDDQRAIAPGRCETPTLYRLGDTLESWASGVLNSIGAQPMIAIGSSMGGSCALEMARQAPDRIAALVLVGAKAGHRREPAARDKYIDALRANGIRGMWPEITSWFGPAAEQNVIDRIESIALAQNTDDLINAVQVFHGRADHTEVVAGWQKPLLTMCGGNDPVVTEQKAIALTSLAPHAQLHVMTGCGHFMNLERPDEFNQVLAEFVQCVEA; translated from the coding sequence ATGCGCCTCGTGTTTCTTCATGCATTTCCGCTCGATCAATCGATGTGGGACGACCAACGCGCGATTGCCCCTGGCCGCTGCGAGACTCCAACTCTGTACCGCCTGGGAGACACCCTCGAAAGCTGGGCCAGCGGCGTTTTGAATTCCATTGGGGCACAACCCATGATTGCGATCGGCTCATCAATGGGCGGTTCCTGCGCCCTGGAAATGGCACGCCAGGCACCAGATCGCATTGCAGCCCTGGTACTGGTCGGTGCAAAAGCGGGCCATCGCCGGGAACCCGCTGCGCGAGATAAGTACATTGACGCGCTGCGTGCTAACGGCATCAGGGGAATGTGGCCTGAAATCACCAGCTGGTTTGGTCCCGCGGCTGAGCAGAATGTCATTGACAGAATCGAATCCATCGCATTGGCACAAAATACCGATGATCTGATCAACGCCGTGCAGGTCTTTCATGGACGCGCTGATCACACGGAAGTCGTTGCTGGCTGGCAGAAACCGCTGTTAACCATGTGCGGCGGCAACGACCCGGTGGTGACAGAGCAGAAGGCAATCGCTCTGACAAGCCTGGCACCGCATGCGCAACTACACGTCATGACCGGTTGCGGACATTTTATGAATCTGGAACGCCCGGACGAATTCAATCAGGTGTTAGCCGAATTTGTGCAGTGCGTTGAAGCATAG
- the nadC gene encoding carboxylating nicotinate-nucleotide diphosphorylase — protein MTVPFSQLHQDAARTLIKLSLAEDLQQTGDLTCQALIEDSDQAEIQIVARQTGILAGSPITTLIFEELDPQVVCEHHLADGDALEPGSVISTCSGPLASLLTGERTVLNFLTHLCGVASQTAQYVEAVKGTNACILDTRKTLPGWRVLEKYAVAAGGGTNHRMGLYDGILIKDNHLAAWATRNSHPTIAAAVKQARESVKGEKGVEVEVDTLEQLADALEGAPEIVLLDNMSPDTMREAIQMRDAQSPATLLEASGGINLNTVRAVAETGVERISVGALTHSVISLDIGFDWKRRT, from the coding sequence GTGACAGTTCCTTTTTCGCAACTCCATCAAGACGCCGCCCGGACCCTGATCAAACTCAGCCTGGCAGAAGATCTCCAGCAGACCGGCGACCTGACCTGCCAGGCCCTGATTGAAGATTCAGACCAGGCGGAAATCCAGATTGTCGCCCGCCAGACAGGTATTCTGGCCGGCTCGCCTATTACCACGTTGATTTTTGAGGAACTGGATCCTCAGGTTGTTTGTGAGCATCACCTGGCTGACGGTGACGCACTGGAACCAGGCTCCGTCATTTCGACCTGCTCCGGTCCGCTCGCTTCCCTGCTGACAGGGGAACGCACCGTCTTAAACTTTCTAACGCACCTGTGTGGCGTTGCCTCGCAGACAGCGCAGTACGTGGAGGCTGTCAAAGGGACGAACGCCTGCATCCTCGACACGCGAAAAACCCTGCCCGGCTGGCGGGTGCTGGAGAAATACGCTGTCGCCGCCGGCGGAGGGACAAATCATCGTATGGGTCTCTATGACGGGATTCTGATCAAGGACAATCACCTGGCCGCCTGGGCGACCCGTAACTCGCATCCCACGATTGCGGCTGCCGTCAAACAGGCGCGGGAATCGGTGAAGGGAGAAAAAGGTGTGGAAGTGGAAGTCGACACGCTCGAACAGCTGGCAGATGCACTTGAGGGGGCACCAGAGATTGTCCTGCTGGATAACATGTCGCCCGATACCATGCGCGAGGCCATTCAGATGCGCGACGCACAATCGCCCGCGACGCTGCTGGAAGCATCCGGGGGTATCAACCTGAATACGGTCCGTGCAGTCGCGGAGACCGGCGTGGAACGGATCAGCGTAGGCGCGCTGACCCATTCTGTCATTTCACTGGATATCGGCTTCGACTGGAAACGCCGGACTTAA
- the ald gene encoding alanine dehydrogenase has translation MIIGVPREIKQDEYRVALIPVGAEELTAAGHTVLVERGAGIGSGIPDELYEENGAEIVDSAEEIFSRADMVIKVKEPQPSEWPLLRPGQILFTYFHFAADEKLTRGFLETGATAVAYETLEGKNGQLPLLTPMSEVAGRMSIQEGAKYLERPQLGRGILLGGVPGVPPAHIVILGGGVVGKNAAQIAAGFQADVVILDINVDRLRYLEDIMPANVNTLYSDRHNIREQLELADLVIGAVLIPGARAPMLVPESSLKMMKPGAVLIDVAVDQGGCVETSHPTTHSDPTFVIDGVVHYCVANMPGAVGRTSTYALCNVTMPYALKLANQGLAAACAQDHGLLSAVNVHKGQVTNQAVAATFGLDYQEFSP, from the coding sequence ATGATTATCGGAGTGCCTCGTGAAATCAAGCAGGATGAGTACCGCGTTGCCCTGATTCCGGTTGGAGCCGAAGAATTGACCGCCGCCGGGCATACCGTTCTGGTAGAGCGGGGTGCCGGCATAGGGAGCGGCATTCCTGACGAGCTCTACGAGGAAAACGGGGCCGAAATCGTCGACTCTGCCGAAGAAATCTTCTCCCGCGCGGACATGGTAATCAAAGTCAAAGAGCCCCAACCCTCCGAATGGCCGCTGCTCAGGCCCGGGCAGATCCTGTTTACCTACTTCCACTTCGCCGCCGATGAGAAGCTGACCCGTGGTTTTCTGGAGACCGGGGCGACTGCAGTCGCTTACGAGACTCTGGAAGGGAAGAACGGGCAGCTGCCCCTGTTGACTCCCATGAGTGAAGTCGCCGGCCGCATGAGCATTCAGGAGGGTGCCAAGTATCTGGAACGTCCGCAACTGGGGCGGGGCATTTTGCTCGGTGGTGTTCCCGGTGTGCCTCCCGCGCATATCGTCATTCTGGGAGGAGGCGTAGTCGGTAAGAACGCGGCCCAGATCGCAGCCGGGTTTCAGGCAGACGTCGTGATCCTGGACATCAACGTCGATCGTCTGCGATACCTGGAAGACATCATGCCTGCCAACGTGAATACGCTCTACAGTGATCGGCACAATATCCGCGAACAACTGGAACTGGCGGATCTGGTGATCGGTGCGGTCCTGATCCCCGGAGCGCGTGCGCCGATGCTCGTCCCCGAGTCTTCCTTGAAGATGATGAAGCCGGGGGCGGTGCTGATCGATGTCGCCGTCGACCAGGGAGGTTGTGTGGAAACATCCCATCCGACGACGCACTCCGATCCCACGTTTGTGATTGACGGCGTGGTCCATTATTGTGTGGCCAATATGCCGGGCGCGGTGGGACGTACCAGCACCTATGCGCTGTGTAACGTCACCATGCCTTATGCACTCAAGCTGGCGAACCAGGGGCTGGCTGCCGCCTGTGCCCAGGACCATGGCTTGTTGTCTGCGGTGAACGTACACAAAGGGCAGGTGACCAACCAGGCAGTCGCCGCCACGTTTGGTCTGGACTATCAGGAATTCTCGCCCTGA